A single region of the bacterium genome encodes:
- a CDS encoding HAMP domain-containing histidine kinase, with translation MPHLEPLLRKLRLPAPSLAGKFMAAGAVAVLAFAVVLHFFLVESERRHMLETEERVARTLATSMHLPFTQILLYEEAGVVSEAGLLDLYVSRMVGSRNLHIVYAMVFDTEGRILSHSDLTLFNRKLDDPLSRKAVSSSGIILSHVGDPFAGGVIDVATPLNVSSKRFGTLRFGYSPAGLGDRLLQLKRKALALTVSAAAAMILLVSLAAGVMVRPIRRLVDALDSVRLGKLEPVPLPERHDELGDLQNSYRMMIDRLAKEKTGRERTLDLLARTEKMATVGTLAAGIAHEVNSPLTGAMHSVRALEAGTLPPAKRDRYLQVAGESLERIRRAVSQLLDYSAVHVKNVADCDLSRLVAETLEFLEYPIARNRIEVENRLPPLPIRADAHQMEQVLVNLVLNAVKAMPAGGRLAFRHIVDGPFVTLIVSDTGEGIPPENLEKVFDPFFTTKRNGEGTGLGLAVCRKIIEQHGGKISASSRPGEGAAFHVSLPLAPGPEEEP, from the coding sequence TTGCCACACCTCGAACCCCTTCTTCGCAAACTGAGGCTTCCCGCCCCCTCCCTCGCCGGGAAATTCATGGCCGCCGGCGCGGTCGCGGTGCTCGCATTCGCGGTCGTCCTTCACTTCTTCCTCGTCGAATCGGAAAGGCGGCATATGCTGGAGACGGAGGAACGGGTGGCGCGAACGCTCGCCACGTCGATGCATCTCCCCTTCACCCAGATCCTTCTCTACGAGGAGGCGGGCGTCGTGTCCGAGGCGGGGCTCCTCGACCTCTATGTTTCCCGGATGGTCGGCAGCCGGAACCTCCACATCGTCTATGCCATGGTGTTCGATACGGAGGGGCGGATCCTGTCCCACAGCGATCTGACCCTGTTCAACCGGAAACTCGACGACCCCCTGTCGCGGAAGGCGGTGTCGTCATCCGGGATCATCCTGTCCCATGTCGGGGACCCGTTCGCCGGCGGCGTGATCGACGTGGCCACTCCGTTGAACGTCTCCTCGAAGCGGTTCGGGACCCTCCGGTTCGGGTATTCCCCCGCCGGACTGGGAGATCGTTTGCTCCAGCTCAAACGGAAGGCTCTCGCATTGACCGTCTCCGCCGCTGCGGCCATGATCCTCCTCGTTTCCCTGGCGGCCGGGGTCATGGTTCGGCCGATCCGGCGCCTGGTGGACGCCCTCGACTCGGTGCGGCTGGGGAAGCTCGAACCGGTCCCCCTCCCGGAGCGGCACGACGAACTGGGCGACCTCCAGAACAGCTACCGGATGATGATCGACCGGCTCGCGAAGGAGAAGACCGGGAGGGAAAGGACGCTGGATCTGCTGGCGAGAACGGAGAAGATGGCGACGGTCGGCACGCTGGCGGCGGGAATCGCGCACGAGGTCAACAGCCCGTTGACGGGGGCGATGCACAGCGTCCGCGCCCTCGAAGCGGGGACCCTCCCCCCGGCGAAGCGGGACCGGTACCTCCAGGTGGCGGGCGAAAGCCTGGAGCGGATCCGCCGGGCGGTCTCGCAGCTGCTCGACTACTCCGCCGTGCATGTGAAGAACGTCGCCGACTGCGACCTGTCCCGCCTCGTGGCGGAGACCCTGGAGTTCCTGGAGTACCCGATCGCGCGAAACCGGATCGAGGTCGAGAACCGTCTTCCTCCCCTCCCGATCCGGGCGGATGCCCATCAGATGGAACAGGTTCTCGTCAACCTGGTGTTGAACGCCGTCAAGGCGATGCCCGCGGGAGGACGGCTGGCGTTCCGTCACATCGTGGACGGGCCCTTTGTCACCCTGATCGTGTCCGATACCGGGGAAGGGATCCCGCCGGAGAACCTGGAGAAGGTCTTCGATCCGTTCTTCACCACGAAGAGGAACGGAGAAGGGACCGGCCTGGGGCTCGCGGTCTGCCGAAAGATCATCGAACAGCACGGGGGGAAGATCTCCGCGTCTTCCCGCCCGGGCGAGGGGGCGGCATTCCACGTCTCTCTCCCCCTCGCCCCCGGGCCGGAGGAGGAACCATGA
- the phnD gene encoding phosphate/phosphite/phosphonate ABC transporter substrate-binding protein, giving the protein MTNRSRKKPSFPARAIVSAVAAAVFLLASASPVFTAETEGKTTVRFGVIPRFNPHVTYEYYQPLMDYLGRNTPYRFELRLGHTYLETIEDLRKGTTDVAYLGGATFALARHRFGARALVKPRNAEGGTTYRCFIVVRKDSPVRTIQDLRGKSVAFGARRSTTGALIPSYMLFGSGVTPNHLKVVRNLHNHEAVAKAVLKGLYDAGAVKDVVAWKYEAQGLRIIAESEELPNAPITAGPSLPKDAEEAMVKALLAIDGGGPRGKAILSEWGPELQHGFVRARGEEYDFLYRKIVSIPTGCGIRCHTSNPFFAN; this is encoded by the coding sequence ATGACGAACCGTTCCCGGAAAAAACCTTCGTTCCCGGCCCGCGCGATCGTATCGGCGGTTGCTGCCGCCGTATTCCTCCTCGCCTCGGCTTCACCGGTTTTCACGGCGGAGACGGAGGGGAAGACGACCGTCCGCTTCGGCGTCATCCCGCGGTTCAACCCGCACGTCACCTACGAGTATTACCAGCCGCTCATGGATTACCTGGGCAGGAACACCCCGTATCGGTTCGAACTGCGCCTGGGCCACACCTACCTGGAAACGATCGAGGACCTGCGGAAGGGGACCACCGACGTCGCGTACCTGGGGGGCGCGACCTTTGCCCTCGCACGCCACCGCTTCGGGGCCCGCGCACTGGTCAAGCCGCGGAATGCCGAGGGGGGAACGACCTACCGCTGTTTCATCGTCGTCCGCAAGGACAGCCCCGTGCGGACGATCCAGGACCTCCGGGGAAAGAGCGTGGCCTTCGGCGCACGACGATCCACGACCGGGGCGCTCATCCCGAGCTACATGCTGTTCGGTTCGGGGGTGACCCCGAACCACCTCAAGGTCGTGAGGAACCTCCATAACCACGAAGCGGTCGCCAAGGCCGTCCTGAAAGGGCTCTACGACGCCGGGGCGGTGAAAGACGTCGTCGCGTGGAAATACGAAGCGCAGGGGCTGCGGATCATCGCCGAGTCGGAAGAACTTCCGAACGCGCCGATCACCGCGGGCCCGTCCCTCCCGAAGGACGCGGAGGAGGCGATGGTGAAGGCCCTGCTGGCGATCGACGGCGGCGGCCCGCGAGGAAAAGCGATTCTCTCGGAGTGGGGGCCGGAACTGCAGCACGGCTTCGTCCGCGCGCGCGGCGAAGAGTACGACTTCCTGTACCGGAAAATCGTCTCCATTCCCACGGGATGCGGAATCCGTTGCCACACCTCGAACCCCTTCTTCGCAAACTGA
- a CDS encoding Nramp family divalent metal transporter, with protein MPGYWRDAARTIRTEGNVRFRRPDKKKILLFLAVLGPGIITASVDNDAGGIATYSIAGAHFGYALLWTLLPITVALIVVQEMVARMGVVTGKTLADLIREKFGVGPTFYLLVALVLANLGNTVAEFAGWASAWEIFGISKYVSVPVGAAAVWFLVVKGSYRVVEKIFLVACLVFLAYPVAAYLAKPDGAAVARNLVVPDIRLDAGYVTMLIGMVGTTIAPWMQFYLQSAVVEKNLQVEEYPLTRVDVIFGCFVTDIVALSIIVACGATLYASGIRIEDAKDAAMALAPLAGKNASLLFAFGLANASLFAASILPLATAYCVCEGMGWESGIDKDFRTAPQFFWLYTGLIVLGGALVLYPRAPLVLIMYFSQVANGVLLPFVLLFMLKLINDRELMGEHVNSRAFNGIAWTTTVVMIVLTVLLVAVTLFPGLPEAVGL; from the coding sequence ATGCCGGGATATTGGCGAGACGCTGCACGAACTATCCGAACGGAGGGGAACGTGCGCTTCCGCCGGCCCGACAAGAAGAAGATCCTGCTGTTCCTGGCGGTCCTCGGGCCGGGGATCATCACGGCGTCCGTCGACAACGACGCCGGCGGGATCGCCACGTATTCGATCGCCGGGGCGCACTTCGGATACGCCCTCCTGTGGACGCTCCTCCCGATCACGGTCGCGCTGATCGTCGTCCAGGAGATGGTCGCGCGGATGGGCGTGGTGACGGGGAAGACGCTGGCGGACCTCATCCGGGAGAAGTTCGGCGTCGGCCCGACCTTCTATCTCCTGGTGGCGCTGGTGCTCGCCAACCTCGGCAACACCGTGGCGGAGTTCGCCGGGTGGGCCTCCGCGTGGGAAATCTTCGGCATCAGCAAATATGTCTCCGTGCCCGTCGGCGCGGCGGCCGTCTGGTTCCTCGTGGTGAAGGGGTCGTACCGGGTCGTGGAGAAGATCTTCCTCGTGGCGTGCCTCGTCTTCCTCGCCTACCCCGTCGCCGCGTACCTCGCGAAGCCCGACGGGGCGGCCGTGGCGCGCAACCTGGTCGTGCCCGACATCCGCCTGGACGCCGGGTACGTCACCATGCTCATCGGGATGGTCGGGACGACGATCGCCCCCTGGATGCAGTTCTACCTGCAGTCCGCCGTCGTGGAGAAGAATTTGCAGGTGGAGGAGTACCCTCTCACCCGCGTCGACGTGATCTTCGGGTGCTTCGTGACCGACATCGTGGCGCTGTCGATCATCGTGGCGTGCGGCGCCACCCTGTACGCCTCCGGCATCCGGATCGAGGACGCCAAGGACGCCGCGATGGCGCTGGCCCCCCTCGCGGGGAAGAACGCCTCCCTCCTGTTCGCCTTCGGCCTGGCGAACGCCTCGCTGTTCGCCGCGTCGATCCTGCCGCTGGCGACCGCCTACTGCGTCTGCGAGGGGATGGGATGGGAATCGGGGATCGACAAGGACTTCCGCACGGCCCCGCAGTTCTTCTGGCTCTACACCGGCCTCATCGTCCTGGGGGGGGCGCTCGTCCTGTACCCGCGCGCGCCGCTGGTGCTCATCATGTACTTCTCCCAGGTCGCGAACGGCGTGCTGCTCCCGTTCGTCCTCCTCTTCATGCTCAAGCTGATCAACGACCGGGAGCTGATGGGGGAGCACGTCAATTCGAGGGCGTTCAACGGGATCGCCTGGACGACCACGGTGGTCATGATCGTCCTCACCGTCCTCCTGGTGGCGGTGACCCTCTTCCCCGGTCTCCCGGAAGCGGTCGGCCTGTAG
- a CDS encoding phosphatase PAP2 family protein, whose translation MSPGGFLVTAALIAFSFRFLDAGIALWFGDLLRSDPHLWRYASRIPDLLLPAVLVLSGVLWAMYLRRVRRGIRDETARFCLLSGAAMPAAFAAKAVLKPLFGRMNTRAWLAKGGDLSFHWFHGGGEYGSFPSGHMAVFTALAAACWLFYPKYRAASLAAITALGVALVATDYHYLSDVIAGGYLGLAVLAGTGRCLGRLATGRPLPGDRGRGSPPPGGR comes from the coding sequence TTGTCCCCCGGCGGCTTCCTCGTCACCGCCGCCCTCATCGCGTTCAGCTTCCGGTTCCTGGACGCGGGGATCGCCCTGTGGTTCGGGGACCTGTTGCGGTCCGATCCGCACCTGTGGCGGTACGCTTCCCGGATTCCCGACCTCCTGCTTCCGGCGGTCCTCGTCCTGTCCGGCGTCCTGTGGGCGATGTACCTCCGGCGGGTGCGAAGGGGGATCCGCGACGAGACGGCCCGGTTCTGCCTGTTGTCCGGAGCCGCGATGCCCGCCGCCTTCGCCGCGAAGGCGGTGCTCAAGCCCCTCTTCGGGCGGATGAACACCCGCGCCTGGCTGGCGAAAGGGGGGGATCTCTCCTTCCACTGGTTCCACGGCGGGGGGGAGTACGGCAGCTTCCCTTCGGGACACATGGCCGTGTTCACGGCCCTGGCGGCCGCGTGCTGGCTCTTCTATCCGAAATATCGCGCCGCGTCGCTGGCCGCGATCACGGCGCTGGGGGTCGCCCTGGTCGCCACGGACTACCATTACCTGAGCGACGTGATCGCCGGCGGGTACCTCGGCCTGGCGGTCCTCGCCGGCACCGGCCGGTGCCTGGGGCGCCTGGCTACAGGCCGACCGCTTCCGGGAGACCGGGGAAGAGGGTCACCGCCACCAGGAGGACGGTGA
- a CDS encoding CBS domain-containing protein — MALIGEVYVGDILGKVVLDPRGEEIGRVRDIAVEAGARFPRAVGLFIEKGKTTRYLPWEELSIFNKRIISSRKTESEIPEAAPSQERLLIRKDLLDKQIVDINGAKVVRVNDVKLTEEGGGAYVTDVDVGMRGILRRLGVERRGGAFFETIRHPLRHQLISWKFLQPVEEKLDRLTLSVSREAVSDLHPADLAQIMSDLPPEERQDFFEKLHPETAAEALHELEPEVQADLISEMDKEQAADIIEQMPPDEAADIIADLPAEKAQELLQLMEKEEAQDIHELLHHEEDTAGGLMTTECLAWPPGITVGEALERFKTEAGEIEHVYYIYVVEDEKLLGVVGLRELLIEEPGKRLSEVMHTKLKTARAETGQDTVAALISKYNLLALPVVDEENRLLGVVTVDDVVDLLLPPDSRKKRRKM, encoded by the coding sequence ATGGCGCTCATCGGGGAGGTGTACGTCGGGGACATCCTGGGGAAGGTCGTCCTCGACCCGCGGGGCGAGGAGATCGGCCGCGTCCGGGACATCGCCGTGGAGGCGGGGGCGCGGTTCCCGCGGGCCGTCGGCCTCTTCATCGAGAAGGGGAAGACGACGCGCTACCTCCCCTGGGAGGAGCTCTCCATCTTCAACAAGCGGATCATCTCCTCCCGCAAGACGGAAAGCGAGATCCCCGAGGCCGCTCCCTCGCAGGAGCGGCTCCTCATCCGCAAGGACCTCCTCGACAAGCAGATCGTCGACATCAACGGCGCCAAGGTCGTGCGGGTGAACGACGTGAAGCTCACCGAGGAGGGCGGCGGGGCCTACGTCACGGACGTCGACGTCGGGATGCGGGGGATCCTGCGCCGCCTGGGCGTCGAGCGCCGAGGGGGCGCCTTCTTCGAAACGATCCGCCACCCCCTGCGCCATCAACTGATCTCCTGGAAGTTCCTCCAGCCGGTGGAGGAGAAGCTCGACCGGCTGACGCTGTCGGTGTCCCGCGAGGCGGTGTCGGACCTCCACCCGGCGGACCTCGCCCAGATCATGAGCGACCTGCCGCCCGAGGAGCGGCAGGATTTCTTCGAAAAGCTCCACCCGGAGACCGCGGCGGAGGCCCTGCACGAGCTCGAGCCGGAGGTCCAGGCGGACCTCATCTCCGAGATGGACAAGGAGCAGGCGGCCGACATCATCGAGCAGATGCCGCCGGACGAGGCGGCGGACATCATCGCGGACCTCCCCGCGGAGAAGGCCCAGGAGCTCCTGCAGCTGATGGAGAAGGAGGAGGCGCAGGACATCCACGAGCTGCTCCACCACGAGGAGGACACCGCGGGGGGGCTCATGACGACCGAGTGCCTCGCGTGGCCCCCCGGGATCACGGTGGGGGAGGCGCTCGAGCGGTTCAAGACGGAAGCGGGGGAGATCGAGCACGTCTACTACATCTACGTGGTGGAGGACGAGAAGCTTCTCGGCGTCGTCGGGCTGCGGGAGCTTCTGATCGAGGAGCCGGGGAAGCGGCTGTCGGAGGTGATGCACACGAAGCTCAAGACGGCCCGCGCCGAGACCGGGCAGGATACGGTCGCCGCGCTGATCTCCAAGTACAACCTGCTCGCCCTGCCGGTCGTCGACGAGGAGAACCGCCTCCTCGGCGTGGTCACCGTGGACGACGTCGTCGACCTCCTCCTGCCGCCCGACTCGCGGAAGAAGCGCCGGAAGATGTAG
- a CDS encoding 4Fe-4S binding protein yields MTSSEGFDAMTGSRWRNPYKALPTLRAAVQAAYVAFFLLVGYEFHLFYTQIVAGAPVTAHRAPAVEAFLPISALMSLKYFLLTGNLDEVHPAGLVILVAALVSAFLARKVLCSWVCPVGGISRALEWAGEKTLWKRRKKEVLLPAWADKALCGIKYLLLGFFLYAVALMMDAAAIATFQRGTYNYAADAKMLLFFTEMTGVTAVTLAVLVLLSVVVKNFWCRYLCPYGALLGLVSWISPQRVVRDIPTCIDCKACTRVCPVEIRVHEKPSVWTPECTGCMSCVAACPVEDCLTVTRRGKAAWSPYLIPLVGLGTIFLSWGVARLAGYWHGDVPLDQLAEAYRQAKTLLHP; encoded by the coding sequence ATGACTTCCAGCGAGGGATTCGACGCGATGACAGGCTCCCGGTGGCGCAACCCGTACAAGGCCCTGCCTACACTGCGCGCCGCCGTCCAGGCCGCGTACGTCGCCTTCTTCCTCCTCGTGGGGTACGAGTTCCACCTCTTCTACACGCAGATCGTCGCCGGAGCCCCCGTGACCGCCCACCGCGCCCCCGCGGTGGAGGCGTTCCTTCCGATCTCCGCCCTCATGTCGCTCAAATACTTCCTGCTCACCGGGAACCTCGACGAGGTCCACCCGGCCGGCCTCGTGATCCTCGTCGCCGCGCTGGTCTCCGCCTTCCTCGCCCGGAAGGTCCTCTGCTCGTGGGTCTGCCCGGTCGGCGGGATCTCCCGCGCGCTGGAGTGGGCCGGGGAGAAGACGCTCTGGAAGCGCCGGAAGAAGGAGGTCCTGCTGCCGGCGTGGGCCGACAAGGCGCTCTGCGGGATCAAGTACCTGCTCCTCGGATTCTTCCTCTACGCGGTCGCCCTGATGATGGACGCGGCGGCGATCGCGACGTTCCAGCGCGGGACGTACAACTACGCCGCCGACGCGAAGATGCTCCTCTTCTTCACGGAGATGACCGGCGTCACGGCGGTCACCCTCGCCGTCCTCGTGCTGCTGTCGGTCGTCGTGAAGAACTTCTGGTGCCGGTACCTGTGCCCGTACGGCGCGCTGCTCGGGCTGGTCAGCTGGATCTCCCCCCAGCGGGTCGTGCGGGACATTCCGACGTGCATCGACTGCAAGGCGTGCACAAGGGTGTGCCCGGTCGAGATCCGCGTCCACGAGAAGCCGTCCGTCTGGACGCCGGAGTGCACCGGCTGCATGTCGTGCGTCGCCGCGTGCCCCGTGGAGGATTGCCTCACGGTGACGCGCCGGGGGAAGGCGGCCTGGTCGCCGTATCTCATCCCGCTGGTCGGCCTCGGAACGATCTTCCTCTCCTGGGGGGTGGCCCGCCTCGCCGGGTACTGGCACGGCGACGTTCCCCTCGACCAACTGGCCGAGGCGTACCGGCAGGCGAAGACCCTCCTCCACCCGTAA
- a CDS encoding type II toxin-antitoxin system VapC family toxin, producing MKLLLDTSAYSGFRRGLPSVMEKISASDSVLISPVMLGELMFGFRKGGKFEQNMRMLRRFLDHEAVEITPLGEVTADRYSRIVMQLKKDGSPIPINDVWIAAQAMEHGAELLTSDPHFEQVAGLACTIY from the coding sequence GTGAAGCTCCTTCTCGACACCAGCGCGTACTCGGGGTTTCGCAGGGGACTTCCTTCCGTGATGGAAAAGATCTCCGCCTCCGACTCCGTTCTGATCTCGCCGGTCATGCTGGGGGAATTGATGTTCGGTTTCCGCAAGGGCGGGAAGTTCGAGCAGAACATGCGGATGCTGCGACGGTTCCTGGACCACGAGGCGGTGGAAATCACGCCGCTGGGGGAAGTCACCGCGGACCGGTATTCGCGGATCGTCATGCAACTGAAGAAAGACGGAAGCCCGATACCGATCAATGACGTCTGGATCGCCGCCCAGGCGATGGAGCACGGCGCCGAGCTCCTCACGTCCGATCCCCATTTCGAACAGGTCGCCGGCCTCGCGTGCACGATCTATTGA
- a CDS encoding ribbon-helix-helix domain-containing protein, with amino-acid sequence MKIKTSITLAEDLLKVIDEQSGPHKNRSEFIEKAVRAYVAQVMRDRQNARDLDIMNRQADRLNQEAEDVLTYQVLP; translated from the coding sequence ATGAAAATAAAGACATCTATCACACTGGCGGAAGATTTGCTGAAGGTGATCGATGAACAGTCGGGACCGCATAAGAACCGATCTGAATTCATCGAGAAGGCCGTGAGGGCGTATGTGGCTCAGGTGATGCGAGACCGGCAGAACGCCCGAGACCTGGACATCATGAATCGACAGGCGGATCGACTGAACCAGGAGGCAGAGGATGTGTTGACCTATCAGGTACTCCCTTGA
- a CDS encoding type II toxin-antitoxin system PemK/MazF family toxin, which produces MKRGELYRVSNPTAKDPEKSRVFVVVSRQILLDSRLSTVICAPVYTTHHDLSTQVAIGTEAGLKHESSIHCDELVSLTKSVLTNYVGALPFKKTQELNKALCIALDIPEIL; this is translated from the coding sequence TTGAAACGTGGGGAGTTATATCGCGTTTCGAATCCCACCGCAAAAGATCCTGAAAAATCCCGTGTGTTTGTTGTCGTCAGCCGACAAATTCTTCTCGACTCACGTTTATCAACGGTGATCTGCGCCCCTGTTTATACAACGCATCATGACTTATCGACCCAGGTGGCAATCGGAACGGAGGCGGGTCTGAAGCATGAAAGCAGCATCCACTGCGACGAGTTGGTCAGCCTGACCAAGTCGGTGTTGACGAACTACGTCGGTGCGCTTCCATTCAAGAAAACACAAGAGCTTAATAAAGCTCTTTGCATCGCGTTGGATATACCGGAAATTCTATAG
- a CDS encoding polysaccharide biosynthesis/export family protein yields the protein MHDVRRIALSVLVAGIVPLLLTGCAGDEGLKAGMRKSITTPAPPASPIVEKVPVKADEAPPSPAPANLDYEVGVGDVLAVMVYGRPDLSTGVTATGYTNTAAIATRGSRVDGSGNIHLPLAGTVRVTGSSVKAIADSVEISLSRFVKEPSVVVEVMEYRSKPIYLMGQFRTPGVYYMDRPMTFLQGITMGNGFDPSANLRGVRMLRDKKIAPVDVYSLILDGRIEQNVWLRPGDTIFLPDNRTQNVFVFGAVNKPGPIPMPQGRINLLEAIAAADPRSVGSRLEHVRIIRSLTTTTGELLVVDVAAIRRGETLSMQLAEGDVVYIPKNAFGTWNDAIAEILPSLQAVSALLQPFVQIKFLND from the coding sequence ATGCACGACGTTCGCCGTATCGCGCTGTCCGTCCTGGTGGCGGGAATCGTCCCCTTGTTGCTGACGGGGTGTGCCGGTGACGAAGGCCTCAAGGCCGGGATGCGGAAATCGATCACCACCCCCGCGCCTCCCGCCTCCCCGATCGTGGAAAAGGTGCCGGTCAAGGCCGACGAGGCCCCGCCAAGCCCGGCGCCGGCCAACCTCGACTACGAGGTCGGCGTCGGAGATGTGCTCGCCGTGATGGTCTACGGCCGTCCCGACCTCTCCACCGGCGTCACGGCCACGGGCTACACGAACACCGCGGCCATCGCGACCCGGGGGAGCCGGGTCGACGGGTCGGGCAACATCCACCTGCCGCTGGCCGGCACCGTCCGGGTGACCGGATCGAGCGTCAAGGCGATCGCCGATTCGGTGGAGATCTCCCTGAGCCGGTTCGTCAAGGAGCCGTCGGTGGTGGTCGAAGTGATGGAGTACCGCAGCAAGCCGATCTACCTGATGGGCCAGTTCCGCACCCCCGGCGTATATTACATGGATCGCCCGATGACCTTCCTGCAGGGGATCACGATGGGGAACGGCTTCGACCCCTCCGCCAACCTGCGGGGCGTGCGCATGCTGCGCGACAAAAAGATCGCCCCGGTGGACGTCTACTCCCTGATCCTCGACGGCCGCATCGAACAGAATGTCTGGCTCCGGCCCGGGGACACGATCTTCCTGCCGGACAACCGCACCCAGAACGTGTTTGTCTTCGGCGCCGTCAACAAGCCGGGACCGATCCCCATGCCGCAGGGCCGCATCAACCTGCTGGAGGCGATCGCCGCCGCCGACCCGCGCAGCGTCGGCAGCAGGCTGGAGCACGTCCGGATCATCCGCTCCCTCACCACGACCACCGGCGAACTGCTCGTGGTCGACGTGGCCGCCATCCGCCGCGGCGAAACGCTCTCCATGCAACTGGCGGAGGGCGACGTGGTCTACATCCCCAAGAACGCCTTCGGCACCTGGAACGACGCCATCGCCGAGATCCTCCCCTCGCTGCAGGCGGTCAGCGCCCTGCTCCAGCCGTTCGTCCAGATCAAGTTCCTGAACGACTAA